A single Mustela lutreola isolate mMusLut2 chromosome X, mMusLut2.pri, whole genome shotgun sequence DNA region contains:
- the ZBTB33 gene encoding transcriptional regulator Kaiso: MESRKLISATDIQYSGSLLNSLNEQRGHGLFCDVTVIVEDRKFRAHRNILSASSTYFHQLFSVAGQVVELSFIRAEIFAEILNYIYSSKIVRVRSDLLDELIKSGQLLGVKFIAELGVPLSQVKSISGTSQDGNAETVPPGSGDKNLEIQKSKDEAQDNGATIMPIITESFSLSAEDYETKKIIVTDSDDDDDDVIFCSEILPAKETLPSTNAVAQVQPNPSSVAISDVAPGASNNSPPLPNLTPTQKLPTSVNQATLSQTQGSEKLLVSSAPTHLTPNIILLNQTPLTTPPNVTSSLPNHMSPSINLLVQNQQTPNSAVITGNKANEEEEEEIIDDDDDTISSSPDSAVSNTSLVPQAEIPQNATFDGSLVQKMQIPTLLQEPLSNSLKISDIITRNTNDTGLGSKHLMEGQKIITLDTATEIEGLSTGCKVYANIGEDTYDIVIPVKDDPDEGEARLENEIPKTSSGETPNKRMKVKHDDHYELIVDGRVYYICIVCKRSYVCLTSLRRHFNIHSWEKKYPCRYCEKVFPLAEYRTKHEIHHTGERRYQCLACGKSFINYQFMSSHIKSVHSQDPSGDSKLYRLHPCRSLQIRQYAYLSDRSGTMPVMKDDAVGYKVDAGKDPAAGTASTPQNKPMTWEDIFIQQENDSIFKQNVTDGSTEFEFIIPESY; the protein is encoded by the coding sequence ATGGAGAGTAGAAAACTGATTTCTGCTACAGACATTCAATATTCGGGCAGTCTGCTGAACTCCCTGAATGAGCAGCGTGGCCATGGACTCTTCTGTGACGTTACCGTTATCGTGGAGGACCGAAAATTCCGGGCCCACAGGAATATTCTTTCAGCTTCTAGTACTTACTTCCATCAGCTCTTCTCAGTTGCCGGGCAAGTTGTTGAACTGAGCTTTATAAGAGCAGAGATCTTTGCCGAAATTCTCAATTATATCTATAGTTCTAAAATTGTTCGTGTTAGATCGGATTTACTTGATGAGTTGATTAAATCAGGGCAGCTGTTAGGGGTTAAGTTTATAGCAGAACTTGGTGTCCCATTGTCACAGGTTAAAAGCATCTCAGGTACTTCTCAGGACGGTAATGCAGAAACCGTACCTCCTGGTTCTGGTGACAAGAACCTTGAAATACAAAAGTCAAAAGATGAAGCCCAAGATAACGGGGCCACTATAATGCCTATTATAACCGAGTCTTTTTCCTTATCTGCTGAAGATTACGAGACAAAAAAGATCATTGTTACCGATTcagatgatgatgacgatgatgtcATTTTCTGCTCTGAGATTCTGCCTGCAAAGGAGACTTTGCCGAGTACCAATGCAGTGGCTCAGGTCCAGCCCAACCCAAGTTCCGTTGCCATTTCAGATGTTGCACCTGGTGCTAGTAATAACTCTCCCCCTTTACCAAATCTCACACCTACTCAGAAACTTCCTACATCTGTGAATCAGGCAACTCTGAGCCAGACGCAAGGAAGTGAAAAATTGCTGGTATCTTCAGCCCCGACACATCTGACTCCCAACATTATTTTGCTAAATCAGACACCACTTACTACACCACCAAATGTCACTTCATCACTTCCAAATCATATGTCTCCTTCAATCAATTTGCTTGTGCAGAATCAGCAGACACCAAACAGTGCTGTTATAACAGGAAACAAGGccaatgaagaggaggaggaggaaattatAGACGATGATGATGACACTATTAGCTCCAGTCCAGATTCGGCGGTCAGTAATACATCTTTGGTCCCCCAGGCTGAGATCCCCCAGAATGCCACTTTTGATGGATCGTTGGTACAGAAGATGCAGATTCCTACACTTCTGCAAGAGCCACTttccaattctttaaaaatttcagatataattacTAGAAACACTAATGATACAGGTTTAGGATCAAAGCATCTAATGGAGGGTCAGAAGATCATTACCTTAGACACAGCTACCGAGATTGAAGGCTTGTCGACGGGTTGCAAGGTTTATGCAAATATCGGAGAAGATACTTATGACATAGTGATCCCCGTCAAAGATGACCCTGACGAAGGGGAGGCCAGACTTGAGAATGAGATACCAAAAACATCTAGCGGTGAGACACCCAACAAACGTATGAAAGTAAAACATGATGATCACTATGAGTTAATAGTAGATGGGAGGGTCTATTATATCTGTATTGTGTGCAAAAGGTCCTATGTCTGTCTGACAAGCTTGCGGAGACATTTTAACATTCATTCCTGGGAGAAGAAGTACCCTTGCCGTTACTGTGAGAAGGTATTTCCTCTTGCAGAATATCGCACAAAACACGAAATTCATCACACAGGGGAGCGAAGGTACCAGTGTTTGGCCTGTGGCAAATCTTTCATCAACTATCAGTTTATGTCTTCGCACATAAAGTCAGTTCATAGTCAAGATCCTTCTGGAGACTCAAAGCTTTATCGTTTACATCCATGCAGGTCCCTGCAGATCAGACAATATGCATATCTTTCTGATAGGTCAGGCACTATGCCTGTAATGAAGGATGATGCTGTTGGCTATAAGGTCGATGCTGGGAAAGACCCTGCAGCAGGGACCGCATCTACTCCTCAGAACAAGCCGATGACCTGGGAAGATATTTTTATTCAGCAGGAAAATGATTCAATTTTTAAACAGAATGTAACAGATGGCAGTACCGAGTTTGAATTTATAATACCAGAATCTTACTGA